From Pseudonocardia autotrophica, one genomic window encodes:
- a CDS encoding ABC transporter ATP-binding protein, with protein sequence MNEAILSARNVRKTYRSAVGGAEALRGVSMDVYEGESLAVVGRSGSGKSTLMHLLALLDEPTDGTILLDHRDTWELRRARLNRARNKTFGFVFQQFLLSPDQTVLENVMLPLKIAGLAPRVRRDRAMATLEQLELGDKASSMATDLSGGQKQRVAIARAIVGNPRIIFADEPTGNLDDVTGGIVEDLLFTLNREQGIALVIVTHDDKLAARCDRTLQLRGGRIVTDGVHAA encoded by the coding sequence ATGAACGAGGCCATACTCTCCGCGCGCAACGTGCGGAAGACCTACCGGAGCGCGGTCGGTGGCGCGGAGGCCCTGCGCGGCGTCTCGATGGACGTCTACGAGGGCGAGAGCCTGGCCGTCGTCGGACGCAGCGGATCCGGCAAGTCCACCCTCATGCACCTGCTGGCGCTGCTGGACGAGCCGACCGACGGAACCATCCTGCTCGACCACCGCGACACCTGGGAGCTGCGCCGGGCCCGGCTGAACCGCGCCCGGAACAAGACGTTCGGCTTCGTGTTCCAGCAGTTCCTGCTCTCCCCCGACCAGACGGTCCTGGAGAACGTGATGCTGCCGCTGAAGATCGCCGGCCTGGCCCCGCGGGTGCGGCGCGACCGCGCGATGGCGACGCTGGAGCAGCTCGAGCTCGGCGACAAGGCGTCCAGCATGGCGACCGACCTGTCCGGCGGGCAGAAGCAGCGGGTGGCGATCGCCCGGGCGATCGTGGGCAACCCGCGGATCATCTTCGCCGACGAGCCGACCGGCAACCTCGACGACGTGACCGGCGGCATCGTCGAGGACCTGCTGTTCACGCTGAACCGGGAGCAGGGAATCGCGCTGGTGATCGTCACCCACGACGACAAGCTGGCCGCCCGCTGCGACCGCACGCTGCAGCTGCGCGGCGGCCGCATCGTCACCGACGGGGTGCACGCGGCATGA
- a CDS encoding ABC transporter permease, protein MRTRDLVRTAVGSTFRARARTLLTVLAIFVGAFTLTLTNGAGTGINRFIDSTVSGLGSAEVMTVVKRSDADVATESDGPPVYNPDAVTSDQPGPPTTTTAMTQADIDTLAGIDGVEEAAPIRSLAVDFIRYENGTRFATTATALLPGQTQERAEGVAPDGTGDARQLTIPLSYVDTLGFTDARDALDRTVTLGLTDGAGAEQTVQGTIVGVTEDTLAGPASPGVTVNASLSDAVYGLQQVGLPADQVDRWSGATVQYAPDITPEQLTALKDRLVDAGFEGRTVEDQIGAFTSVIDTIVWVLNAFAGIALVAAGLGIVNTLLMSVQERTREIGLMQAMGMGRGRVFALFSLEAVFLGLLGSVLGAVIAIGAGTAISTALSGTLFADLPGLTLIAFAPATVLAVIALIVAVAFLAGTLPAIRAARKDPVEALRHE, encoded by the coding sequence ATGAGGACACGCGATCTGGTCCGTACCGCCGTCGGCAGCACGTTCCGGGCACGGGCCCGGACGCTGCTGACCGTACTGGCGATCTTCGTCGGCGCCTTCACCCTCACCCTCACCAACGGTGCCGGGACCGGGATCAACCGGTTCATCGACAGCACCGTCTCCGGCCTGGGATCGGCCGAGGTGATGACGGTCGTCAAACGGTCCGACGCCGACGTCGCCACCGAGTCCGACGGCCCGCCCGTCTACAACCCGGACGCGGTCACCTCCGACCAGCCCGGACCGCCGACCACGACGACCGCCATGACGCAGGCCGACATCGACACCCTCGCCGGGATCGACGGCGTCGAGGAGGCCGCCCCGATCCGGTCGCTGGCCGTCGACTTCATCCGGTACGAGAACGGCACCCGCTTCGCGACGACGGCGACCGCCCTGCTCCCCGGCCAGACCCAGGAGCGCGCCGAGGGCGTCGCCCCGGACGGCACCGGCGACGCACGCCAGCTCACCATCCCGCTCAGCTACGTCGACACGCTCGGCTTCACCGACGCCCGGGACGCGCTCGACCGGACCGTCACGCTCGGCCTCACCGACGGCGCCGGCGCCGAGCAGACCGTCCAGGGCACGATCGTCGGCGTCACCGAGGACACCCTGGCCGGACCGGCGTCGCCCGGGGTCACCGTCAACGCCTCGCTGTCCGACGCCGTGTACGGCCTGCAACAGGTCGGTCTGCCCGCCGACCAGGTGGACCGGTGGTCCGGCGCGACCGTGCAGTACGCACCGGACATCACCCCCGAGCAGCTGACCGCCCTCAAGGACCGCCTGGTCGACGCCGGGTTCGAGGGCCGGACGGTCGAGGACCAGATCGGCGCCTTCACCTCGGTGATCGACACGATCGTCTGGGTGCTCAACGCGTTCGCGGGGATCGCGCTGGTCGCCGCCGGGCTGGGCATCGTGAACACGCTGCTCATGTCCGTGCAGGAGCGGACCCGCGAGATCGGGCTCATGCAGGCGATGGGGATGGGCCGCGGACGGGTGTTCGCCCTGTTCAGCCTGGAGGCGGTGTTCCTCGGGCTGCTGGGCAGCGTGCTGGGGGCGGTGATCGCGATCGGGGCGGGCACCGCGATCAGCACGGCGCTCTCCGGGACGCTGTTCGCGGACCTGCCGGGGCTCACGCTGATCGCCTTCGCCCCGGCGACCGTGCTCGCGGTGATCGCGCTGATCGTCGCCGTCGCGTTCCTCGCCGGGACGCTGCCCGCGATCCGGGCCGCCCGCAAGGACCCGGTGGAGGCGCTGCGGCACGAGTGA
- a CDS encoding fumarylacetoacetate hydrolase family protein, with protein MRWVTYDAGEGVRTGILDGECVRGLAAGTSLAGLLRSGSLDEAGADAVRAPTEVRPRSEVRLLAPLPRPPSVRDGLCFLDHLRGCYRALGREETLDPVWDRTPAFYFANADGIVGPYDDVPVSPGSTMFDLELEVAAVVGRGGRDLHPERAEAHIAGYTFYNDWTARDHQLRDMAQGIGMGKSKDSAITLGPALVTADELESRRRDGRLDVEVTATVNGTELTRGSLAAMDWSFGELLAFVSRGTDLTPGAVIGSGTVPGGCLLEHVDTADIAAFAGWLQPGDVVELGAEALGGTRQTVRPAPAMLPLRTGF; from the coding sequence GTGAGGTGGGTGACCTACGACGCCGGTGAGGGCGTGCGCACCGGGATCCTGGACGGCGAGTGCGTGCGCGGGCTCGCCGCCGGGACCTCGCTGGCCGGCCTGCTGCGGAGCGGCTCGCTCGACGAGGCGGGTGCCGACGCAGTGCGGGCGCCCACCGAGGTGCGGCCGCGGAGCGAGGTCCGGCTGCTCGCCCCGCTGCCCCGGCCACCGTCGGTGCGCGACGGGCTCTGCTTCCTCGACCACCTCCGGGGCTGCTACCGGGCGTTGGGCCGGGAGGAGACGCTGGATCCGGTGTGGGACCGGACGCCCGCGTTCTACTTCGCCAACGCCGACGGGATCGTCGGACCGTACGACGACGTCCCGGTCTCGCCGGGCAGCACGATGTTCGACCTGGAGCTGGAGGTCGCCGCCGTGGTCGGTCGTGGCGGTCGGGACCTGCACCCGGAGCGGGCCGAGGCGCACATCGCCGGCTACACCTTCTACAACGACTGGACGGCTCGCGACCACCAGCTGCGCGACATGGCGCAGGGGATCGGGATGGGCAAGTCGAAGGACAGCGCGATCACGCTCGGCCCGGCCCTGGTCACCGCCGACGAGCTGGAGTCCCGTCGCCGGGACGGCCGGCTCGACGTGGAGGTGACCGCGACCGTCAACGGGACCGAGCTGACCCGCGGCTCGCTCGCCGCGATGGACTGGAGCTTCGGCGAGCTGCTCGCCTTCGTGTCCCGGGGAACCGATCTGACCCCGGGGGCGGTGATCGGGTCCGGGACGGTGCCGGGTGGATGCCTGCTGGAGCACGTGGACACCGCGGACATCGCCGCGTTCGCGGGGTGGCTGCAGCCCGGTGACGTGGTCGAGCTCGGAGCCGAGGCGCTGGGCGGCACCCGGCAGACGGTGCGGCCCGCCCCGGCGATGCTGCCACTGCGCACGGGGTTCTGA
- a CDS encoding cyclase family protein yields the protein MARTLVDISVSLRADIAADPPGLGPEIDYLDHSDTVEDLLAFFPGAGPEDLPDGEGWAAERVRMTTHNGTHLDAPYHYSATMDGGARASTIDEIPLEWCLRPAVKLDFRHLPDGYVATAGDVRAELARIGHELAPLEIVVVNTAAGARYGSDDYVSAGCGMGRDATLYLLEQGVRLTGTDAWSWDAPFVHTARRYARDRDPSVIWEGHRAGREIGYCHLEKLHNLEALPDRGFEVCCFPVKVHAASAGWTRAVAIIDQEEGRP from the coding sequence ATGGCACGGACTCTCGTGGACATCTCGGTGTCGCTGCGGGCCGACATCGCCGCCGACCCGCCCGGCCTCGGGCCGGAGATCGACTACCTGGACCACTCCGACACGGTGGAGGACCTGCTCGCGTTCTTCCCCGGGGCGGGCCCCGAGGATCTGCCCGACGGTGAGGGATGGGCCGCCGAACGGGTACGGATGACCACGCACAACGGCACCCATCTGGACGCGCCCTACCATTACTCGGCGACGATGGACGGTGGCGCACGGGCGAGCACCATCGACGAGATCCCGCTCGAATGGTGCCTGCGGCCCGCGGTCAAGCTCGACTTCCGGCACCTGCCCGACGGCTACGTCGCGACCGCCGGTGACGTCCGGGCCGAGCTGGCGCGGATCGGCCACGAGCTGGCACCGCTCGAGATCGTCGTCGTCAACACCGCGGCCGGTGCCCGGTACGGCAGCGACGACTACGTCTCCGCCGGCTGCGGGATGGGCCGGGACGCGACCCTGTACCTGCTGGAGCAGGGCGTCCGGCTGACCGGCACCGACGCGTGGAGCTGGGACGCGCCGTTCGTGCACACCGCACGGCGCTACGCCCGTGACCGGGACCCGTCGGTCATCTGGGAGGGCCACCGGGCCGGCCGCGAGATCGGCTACTGCCACCTCGAGAAGCTGCACAACCTGGAAGCGCTGCCCGATCGGGGCTTCGAGGTCTGCTGCTTCCCGGTCAAGGTGCACGCCGCATCGGCCGGCTGGACGAGGGCGGTCGCGATCATCGACCAGGAGGAGGGACGCCCGTGA